Proteins found in one Corynebacterium zhongnanshanii genomic segment:
- a CDS encoding MarP family serine protease: MDSVGTGSIMVDAILVLVAIVSLTTGYRQGGVSAFLSLLGVLLGGTLGVKILPKVMDRLGHSGTGGEEFASDTSPGVRILVALIIVAGSVVIGYAIGSGIGAKLRDRIPTRSLMKVDSVAGAVVQVVTAMIVVWMIFVPAASNNKGELGQSLAGSHGLKILNHIMPGWVKGLPAQTAALVNSSGFPVITDPLERLPKTEVASPDPQLKASPMVKRLQPSVVKVVGEARQCQRLLQGTGFVVAPGTIMTNAHVVAGTDTVTLLTAAGTIDAAVTYYNPSADIALLTADGLDAPVLPWAETPAQHGDDVVVLGYPQAGDYTATPARIRDSFVVSGPNIYANQRVEREAYSLRGDVVQGNSGGPLVDTDGHVLGLVFGADLNEADTGYALTKNEVMKQVGDLGAWTAPVDTQACVLN, from the coding sequence ATGGACTCAGTCGGCACGGGATCCATCATGGTTGATGCGATTCTGGTTCTGGTAGCGATCGTGTCGCTCACCACCGGCTACCGCCAGGGCGGTGTATCCGCATTCCTGAGCCTGCTGGGCGTGCTGCTCGGCGGCACGCTGGGCGTGAAAATCCTGCCGAAGGTGATGGACAGGCTGGGACACTCCGGAACAGGCGGAGAGGAGTTCGCCTCGGACACCAGCCCGGGTGTGCGCATTCTCGTGGCGCTCATTATTGTCGCTGGATCCGTGGTTATCGGGTACGCCATTGGTTCCGGGATCGGCGCGAAGCTTCGCGACCGGATCCCCACTCGCTCGCTCATGAAGGTCGACTCCGTGGCCGGCGCTGTGGTCCAGGTAGTCACGGCCATGATTGTGGTGTGGATGATCTTTGTGCCGGCGGCGTCCAATAACAAGGGAGAGCTGGGGCAATCGCTGGCGGGGTCGCACGGCCTGAAGATCCTCAACCACATCATGCCGGGGTGGGTGAAGGGACTGCCCGCGCAGACTGCGGCGCTAGTGAACTCCTCCGGTTTCCCTGTCATCACGGACCCGCTGGAGCGGCTTCCTAAGACGGAGGTGGCCTCCCCCGATCCTCAGCTGAAAGCCTCGCCGATGGTCAAGCGGCTTCAGCCGTCGGTGGTCAAGGTGGTGGGTGAGGCCCGTCAGTGCCAGCGCCTGCTGCAGGGAACCGGGTTTGTGGTGGCCCCCGGAACCATCATGACTAATGCTCATGTGGTTGCGGGAACGGATACGGTGACGCTGCTTACTGCCGCTGGGACCATCGACGCCGCCGTCACGTACTACAACCCTTCCGCCGATATTGCGCTGCTCACTGCGGACGGCTTGGATGCGCCTGTGTTGCCGTGGGCGGAGACGCCTGCCCAGCACGGTGATGACGTGGTGGTTCTGGGCTACCCTCAAGCCGGTGACTACACAGCTACCCCGGCACGCATCCGCGATAGCTTCGTGGTCTCTGGTCCGAACATCTACGCGAACCAGCGCGTGGAGCGAGAGGCCTATTCTCTGCGTGGCGACGTGGTGCAGGGTAACTCCGGTGGCCCGTTGGTGGACACCGATGGGCACGTGCTGGGGTTGGTGTTCGGGGCGGACCTGAATGAAGCGGACACGGGCTACGCGTTGACGAAGAACGAGGTCATGAAGCAGGTGGGAGACCTGGGCGCGTGGACGGCGCCGGTGGATACCCAGGCGTGTGTGCTGAATTAG
- a CDS encoding WhiB family transcriptional regulator, whose protein sequence is MTASLARPVGATAPLDAQPLTTRESFTNRGEWITQAHCRNVDPEELFVKGAAQRKAVAICRHCPVVLQCRADALDNRVEYGVWGGMTERQRRALLRKHPEITSWADFFAGQLEAAAARKG, encoded by the coding sequence ATGACGGCATCACTCGCACGACCAGTAGGAGCCACGGCACCTCTGGATGCACAGCCGCTCACGACGCGCGAATCCTTCACCAACCGCGGTGAATGGATCACCCAGGCGCACTGCCGCAACGTTGACCCTGAGGAGCTCTTCGTCAAGGGTGCAGCACAGCGCAAGGCCGTGGCCATCTGCCGCCACTGCCCCGTGGTCCTGCAGTGCCGTGCCGACGCCCTGGACAACCGCGTGGAATACGGCGTGTGGGGTGGCATGACGGAACGCCAGCGCCGCGCACTGCTGCGCAAGCACCCAGAGATCACCTCCTGGGCAGACTTCTTCGCCGGCCAACTGGAAGCGGCCGCAGCGCGCAAAGGCTAG
- a CDS encoding RidA family protein yields the protein MAQTFSERLTELGIELPAVAAPVAAYVPAVKAGNTVYTSGQLPFVNGELPATGLVGDAEGESTPDVTPEQAYDLARTAALNAVAAVDALVGIDNITQVVKVNGFVASARGFGGQPAVINGASEVLGEIFGDAGVHARAAVGVAELPLNAPVEVEIVVTVAE from the coding sequence GTGGCACAAACATTTAGTGAGCGCCTCACCGAACTAGGCATTGAACTTCCAGCCGTTGCAGCACCCGTTGCGGCATACGTTCCTGCGGTGAAGGCCGGCAATACCGTATACACCTCCGGACAGCTCCCCTTCGTCAACGGTGAGCTTCCCGCGACGGGACTCGTCGGCGACGCAGAGGGGGAGTCCACCCCTGACGTCACCCCAGAGCAGGCCTATGATCTTGCTCGCACCGCCGCGCTCAACGCGGTCGCTGCGGTCGATGCATTGGTGGGGATCGACAACATTACCCAGGTGGTGAAGGTCAACGGTTTTGTGGCTTCTGCCAGAGGATTTGGCGGCCAACCAGCAGTGATCAACGGAGCCAGCGAGGTCTTGGGAGAGATCTTCGGCGATGCAGGAGTGCACGCCCGCGCTGCAGTGGGAGTGGCTGAATTGCCGCTGAACGCCCCCGTTGAAGTAGAAATTGTTGTCACGGTAGCCGAATAA
- a CDS encoding TlpA disulfide reductase family protein, with protein sequence MASEEQNNPVEQPSAEQPPRASAERRTRIIIVAVTVIVGLIVAAIPLIASMTSPSGTSHGTAHSAEGTGAAADSAYPGNAQDPQLKDVSVDTPVACPEAAQHPLDPSSELADVTLPCLTTGGQPTEHSLGQQLAGKVSVVNVWAWWCGPCREELPIMNAVRHSHPEWNVVGVHMAQEAQAGVDFLKTTGATDLPSYQDSSHTFDTATKIPQVVPITLVYREDGTRAGMFTTAFTSEEQLVTAVTNALHNEKN encoded by the coding sequence GTGGCGAGCGAAGAGCAGAACAACCCAGTGGAGCAACCGTCCGCAGAGCAGCCGCCGCGCGCGTCCGCGGAGCGACGCACGCGGATCATCATCGTGGCTGTCACCGTGATCGTGGGCCTCATCGTGGCGGCCATCCCGCTGATCGCCAGCATGACCAGCCCCTCGGGCACTTCTCACGGAACCGCGCACTCGGCTGAGGGCACCGGCGCCGCAGCAGACAGCGCATACCCTGGCAACGCCCAGGACCCACAGCTTAAAGACGTGAGTGTGGACACGCCCGTGGCGTGCCCCGAGGCCGCCCAGCACCCCCTGGACCCTTCCTCGGAACTCGCTGACGTGACCCTGCCCTGCCTCACCACGGGCGGGCAGCCCACCGAGCACTCCCTAGGCCAACAGCTTGCCGGGAAAGTCTCCGTGGTGAACGTCTGGGCCTGGTGGTGCGGACCCTGCCGCGAGGAACTACCCATTATGAACGCGGTGCGGCACAGCCACCCAGAATGGAACGTTGTAGGGGTACATATGGCCCAAGAGGCGCAGGCCGGCGTCGATTTTTTAAAGACAACAGGGGCCACTGACCTGCCGAGCTATCAGGATTCCAGTCACACGTTCGACACGGCCACGAAAATACCCCAAGTAGTACCGATAACATTGGTCTATCGAGAAGACGGCACACGCGCCGGGATGTTCACCACAGCATTCACCAGCGAAGAACAGCTCGTCACGGCCGTCACCAACGCACTACACAACGAGAAGAACTAA
- a CDS encoding Fic family protein, whose product MSQKNSPTASAPDPLAPLAELPGVPEAVDKAVDYISRVHRHKANLRGWDVTGSEAVLRGARASAQIDGGTPWLPEDGQVNDPILAGALRAAELLAPDGITETQTTFRRAPLQVIAKINSVASPQMSDEDFRKKAAQSAEFLVPGRPRRDADGRLQLLGSFITGGTKVNAVVLTAVIHGELLALQPFADANGVTARACSRLATISTGLDPRGLGVPEVWWNRHRDEYEAKAKGFASGTAEGVAEWIVFHAEGLAEGTLEAKSIADAKA is encoded by the coding sequence ATGAGCCAAAAAAACTCACCTACAGCGTCCGCTCCCGACCCACTGGCACCTCTGGCAGAGCTACCGGGCGTGCCCGAGGCCGTGGACAAAGCCGTGGACTATATTTCCCGCGTCCATCGCCACAAGGCGAACCTGCGTGGCTGGGATGTGACGGGGTCGGAGGCTGTCTTGAGGGGAGCTAGGGCGTCGGCTCAAATTGACGGCGGAACCCCCTGGTTGCCAGAGGATGGGCAGGTCAACGACCCCATCCTGGCGGGTGCGTTGCGCGCGGCGGAGCTGCTGGCGCCGGATGGGATCACGGAGACGCAGACAACATTTCGACGCGCACCGCTGCAGGTCATTGCGAAAATCAATTCCGTGGCGAGCCCGCAGATGAGCGACGAGGATTTCCGCAAAAAGGCAGCGCAATCCGCCGAGTTTTTGGTGCCGGGGCGCCCGCGGAGGGACGCGGACGGGCGCCTGCAGTTGCTGGGGTCCTTCATCACTGGCGGCACGAAGGTGAATGCCGTGGTGCTGACGGCGGTGATTCACGGGGAGTTGCTGGCACTGCAGCCTTTTGCGGATGCCAACGGCGTGACGGCGCGCGCGTGTTCGCGTTTGGCGACGATTTCCACCGGGCTGGATCCGCGCGGTTTGGGCGTGCCGGAGGTGTGGTGGAACCGCCATCGGGATGAGTATGAGGCCAAAGCGAAGGGATTTGCGTCTGGCACGGCTGAGGGCGTGGCCGAGTGGATCGTGTTCCACGCCGAGGGACTTGCCGAGGGAACGCTGGAGGCTAAGTCCATCGCGGATGCGAAGGCCTAG
- a CDS encoding HAD family hydrolase, producing the protein MHPKNVTTTHPTKVLAIFDLDKTIINTSASLAYGRPLAERGLITTTEVIRMIAIRSSFMLTTHDQEDLNATKEALASMIKGREAEPLKTVAREALHDVIIPYIYAEAHELLEWHREQGHTIAIVTASPSVVVEPIAEELGADILIASELEVEDGLFTGNVTLFNKGVTKVHHIQDIAGEHGFDLSQSYAYSDSGTDVPMLELVGHPTAVNPDRALKKVAAEREWPIVNFRRPEPITQSNVAVLAGAGATLAILGAVATSVTLWLFNRDSSSSDGSGQADVTPDAA; encoded by the coding sequence GTGCACCCAAAAAATGTCACCACCACACACCCCACGAAGGTGCTGGCGATTTTCGACCTCGACAAGACGATCATCAACACCAGCGCCTCCCTGGCCTACGGACGTCCCCTGGCCGAACGCGGGCTCATCACCACCACCGAAGTCATCCGCATGATCGCCATCCGCAGCAGCTTCATGCTCACCACCCACGACCAGGAAGACCTCAACGCCACCAAAGAAGCGCTAGCCTCCATGATCAAGGGCCGCGAAGCCGAACCCCTCAAGACCGTGGCGCGCGAAGCTCTTCACGACGTCATCATTCCTTATATCTACGCCGAAGCCCACGAGCTGCTGGAATGGCACCGAGAGCAGGGCCACACCATCGCCATCGTCACGGCTTCACCATCCGTGGTGGTGGAACCCATCGCCGAAGAATTAGGCGCAGACATCCTCATCGCCTCCGAGCTGGAGGTGGAAGACGGCCTCTTCACCGGCAACGTCACCCTGTTCAACAAGGGCGTGACGAAGGTGCATCACATCCAGGACATCGCCGGGGAACACGGCTTTGACCTCTCGCAGTCCTATGCTTATTCGGACTCCGGCACCGACGTACCCATGCTGGAGCTCGTCGGCCACCCCACCGCCGTGAACCCCGACCGCGCCCTGAAGAAAGTCGCCGCCGAACGCGAGTGGCCCATCGTGAACTTCCGACGCCCTGAGCCGATCACCCAGAGCAACGTGGCCGTCCTCGCCGGCGCCGGTGCCACCCTCGCCATCCTGGGCGCGGTGGCCACAAGCGTGACCCTCTGGCTGTTCAATCGGGATTCCTCGTCCAGCGATGGCTCAGGCCAGGCGGACGTGACCCCGGACGCAGCCTAG
- a CDS encoding alpha/beta fold hydrolase → MPTSTFIHSRGVRLRVQVQGPRNAPLVLLIHGFGGGCFDWELVMDELAHAETSGVSNASGASSTSVVEPRVAAVDLRGYGESDKTPRGYDLTTAASDMAGVIRGLGYSKAIVVGHGFGGMVAWTLAAHEPERVAAVVTVASAHPLVQFRSLLVQPHKQWRRMRRTLAAQVPRYPETQIVKDNAAKAERIFRSGVAPGFRDTEIYNRFAGQRREAMLVDKVAHLSAEYQRWPFRSRLRPEGGVFERSFPARTAAPVLAIEGSMDPDYSPQVAERSVARSSNGRVELIYGVGHYPHIEDAPTVSDLILQHTQQHWDHPY, encoded by the coding sequence GTGCCTACCAGCACCTTTATTCACTCTCGGGGCGTGCGGCTTCGGGTCCAGGTTCAGGGCCCGCGCAACGCCCCTTTAGTGTTGCTGATTCACGGCTTCGGAGGGGGATGCTTCGACTGGGAGCTGGTCATGGACGAACTCGCCCATGCGGAGACCAGCGGTGTGAGCAACGCCAGTGGCGCCAGCAGCACCAGCGTAGTGGAACCTCGCGTGGCGGCAGTGGACTTACGTGGATATGGGGAATCGGATAAAACCCCTCGCGGCTACGACCTCACCACTGCAGCCAGCGACATGGCCGGCGTGATCCGCGGCCTGGGCTACTCCAAGGCCATTGTTGTGGGCCACGGCTTCGGTGGCATGGTCGCCTGGACGTTGGCCGCGCATGAGCCAGAGCGTGTCGCCGCGGTGGTGACGGTGGCGTCGGCGCACCCGCTGGTGCAATTCCGCTCCTTACTTGTGCAGCCGCACAAGCAATGGCGGCGCATGAGGCGCACTCTTGCGGCTCAGGTGCCGCGCTACCCGGAGACCCAGATTGTGAAGGACAACGCCGCCAAGGCGGAGCGCATCTTCCGCAGCGGCGTAGCCCCGGGTTTCCGCGATACAGAAATCTACAACAGGTTCGCAGGCCAACGCCGCGAGGCGATGCTTGTGGACAAGGTGGCTCATCTGTCTGCCGAGTATCAGCGCTGGCCTTTCCGCTCGCGTTTGCGGCCCGAAGGTGGCGTGTTCGAACGCTCCTTCCCTGCGCGCACCGCCGCCCCCGTGCTCGCTATCGAAGGCAGCATGGATCCGGACTATTCACCTCAGGTGGCCGAACGCTCCGTGGCTCGCAGTAGTAACGGGCGCGTAGAACTGATCTACGGGGTGGGCCACTATCCGCACATCGAGGATGCACCCACGGTCAGCGACTTGATTCTGCAGCACACACAGCAGCACTGGGATCACCCCTACTGA
- a CDS encoding NUDIX hydrolase, translating to MDYPFEQWYAAIDHQPDLPGGLDAMPTWIQDVARVCRETDIHQHFSDNSRKVPEADPNGTPPRYSAVLILLGEGESDGAPEILLTHRTPTMRTHSGQMAFPGGGWESQDPDPIRTAVREAQEETDLDPESITPLAVLQPLYIDRTNFAVVPVLAYWHAPHPVHPATAENDWVETVAIADLVNPENRFRVEYLGWHGPAFYVHDMILWGFTGGVVDALLERAGWAQPWDTQRKVDLFSALAESSNGEALADMRKGFRGELDR from the coding sequence ATGGACTACCCCTTCGAGCAGTGGTACGCCGCGATCGACCACCAACCGGACCTCCCCGGCGGACTAGACGCCATGCCCACCTGGATCCAGGACGTGGCCCGCGTGTGCAGAGAAACGGACATCCACCAGCACTTCTCCGACAACTCACGGAAAGTGCCGGAGGCAGACCCGAACGGAACCCCACCCCGCTATTCCGCGGTGCTGATCCTGCTCGGGGAGGGCGAATCGGACGGAGCGCCAGAGATCCTGCTGACGCATCGCACCCCCACTATGCGCACACACTCCGGGCAAATGGCCTTCCCTGGTGGCGGCTGGGAATCACAAGACCCAGACCCCATCCGCACAGCCGTGCGGGAAGCCCAGGAGGAAACGGACCTGGACCCAGAATCCATCACGCCGCTAGCGGTCCTGCAGCCCCTGTACATTGATCGCACGAACTTTGCCGTGGTGCCCGTGCTGGCGTACTGGCACGCGCCGCACCCCGTGCATCCCGCCACGGCGGAAAACGACTGGGTGGAAACGGTGGCCATTGCCGACTTGGTGAATCCGGAGAATCGCTTCCGCGTGGAATACCTGGGATGGCACGGGCCAGCATTCTATGTCCACGACATGATCCTGTGGGGATTCACCGGGGGCGTGGTGGACGCGCTGTTGGAACGCGCCGGCTGGGCACAACCGTGGGACACACAGCGTAAGGTAGACCTATTCAGCGCGCTGGCTGAATCCTCCAACGGTGAAGCCCTTGCCGATATGCGCAAGGGCTTCCGCGGCGAACTAGACCGCTAG
- a CDS encoding phage holin family protein, which yields MFTDRDSFNPTVNSIPLSDVDTRAKGQGSIGDLVKDASSQISSLVRSEIELAKTEVATSAKKAGIGVGLFAAAGIILAYSSFFLFFTIAEGLDNFMPRWLAFLIVFLFMIVLVAILALVGLKQVKQVKAPEKTIDSVGELKTVVPSRGGNSAAARAADHRDPGMYS from the coding sequence ATGTTCACCGACCGCGATAGCTTCAACCCAACCGTGAATAGCATTCCGCTGTCCGACGTTGATACCCGCGCAAAGGGCCAGGGCAGCATCGGTGATCTGGTGAAGGACGCTTCCTCCCAGATCTCCTCCTTGGTGCGCTCTGAGATTGAGCTTGCCAAGACTGAGGTTGCTACCTCCGCCAAGAAGGCTGGCATTGGCGTAGGCCTCTTCGCCGCAGCCGGCATCATCTTGGCCTACAGCTCCTTCTTCTTGTTCTTCACCATCGCCGAGGGCCTGGATAACTTCATGCCACGCTGGCTGGCATTCCTGATCGTGTTCCTCTTCATGATCGTTCTCGTGGCGATCCTGGCTCTGGTGGGACTCAAGCAGGTGAAGCAGGTGAAGGCGCCGGAGAAGACCATTGATTCCGTCGGCGAATTGAAGACTGTGGTTCCTAGCCGTGGTGGTAACTCCGCAGCCGCTCGCGCGGCCGACCACCGCGATCCTGGCATGTACAGCTAG
- a CDS encoding DUF4177 domain-containing protein, with protein sequence MTTWEYATVPLLTHATKQILDNWGSDGWELVSVLPGPTGEQHVAYLKRPLES encoded by the coding sequence ATGACTACATGGGAATACGCAACCGTGCCACTGCTGACACACGCCACCAAACAGATCCTGGACAATTGGGGATCAGACGGATGGGAGCTCGTGAGTGTGCTCCCCGGCCCCACGGGAGAGCAGCACGTCGCTTACCTGAAGCGCCCTCTCGAGAGCTAG
- the glxR gene encoding CRP-like cAMP-activated global transcriptional regulator GlxR, producing MSEVSEILSRAGIFQGVEPTAVQDLIAQLDTVKYPRGTTIFDEGEPGDRLYIIISGKVKLARHSADGRENLLTVMGPSDMFGELSIFDPGPRTSSAICVTEVVCATMDSNMLHEWIGQHPQISEQLLRVLARRLRRTNNSLADLIFTDVPGRVAKALLQLANRFGTQEGSALRVNHDLTQEEIAQLVGASRETVNKALAEFAHRGWIRLEGKSVLISDTERLAKRAR from the coding sequence ATGTCAGAAGTATCTGAGATCCTGTCCCGCGCGGGTATTTTCCAAGGAGTTGAGCCAACTGCCGTGCAGGACCTGATTGCTCAACTGGATACCGTGAAGTACCCACGGGGTACCACGATCTTCGACGAAGGTGAGCCAGGTGATCGTCTCTACATCATCATCTCTGGCAAGGTGAAGCTGGCCCGGCACTCGGCCGACGGCCGCGAGAATCTGCTCACAGTAATGGGCCCCTCGGACATGTTCGGTGAGCTGTCCATCTTCGATCCCGGCCCACGTACCTCCTCGGCAATCTGTGTCACCGAAGTAGTCTGCGCCACGATGGACTCCAACATGCTGCACGAATGGATTGGCCAGCATCCTCAGATTTCAGAGCAGCTGCTGCGCGTGTTGGCGCGCCGTCTCCGCAGGACGAATAACTCCCTGGCGGATCTTATCTTTACCGACGTCCCTGGCCGCGTGGCGAAGGCGCTGCTGCAGCTGGCGAACCGTTTCGGAACCCAGGAAGGCAGCGCTCTGCGTGTGAACCACGATCTCACCCAGGAAGAGATCGCCCAGCTGGTCGGAGCGTCCCGCGAGACGGTGAACAAGGCTCTGGCTGAGTTTGCTCACCGCGGATGGATTCGCCTCGAGGGCAAATCCGTGTTGATCTCCGATACGGAGCGTCTGGCCAAGCGCGCTCGCTAG
- the nth gene encoding endonuclease III, whose amino-acid sequence MSGKKHSSLPTPGSHIAAKGKETRLGRVRRARRINRMLDEAYPDAHAELDFTNPLELLVATVLSAQCTDVRVNIVTKRLFPLYPTAESYAQARQEELEEIIRPTGFYHSKARNLMGLGAMLVDKHGGEVPGRLEDLVELPGVGRKTANVVLGNAFGVPGLTVDTHFGRLVRRWGLTTEEDPVAVEREIAELIERKEWTMFSHRTVFHGRRVCHSRRAACGTCLLARQCPSFGIAGPADPHEAITLMKSEDREHLLAVAGFSADGEPADRKPEGREEA is encoded by the coding sequence ATGTCTGGAAAGAAACATTCATCACTCCCCACCCCAGGCAGTCATATCGCCGCGAAGGGCAAAGAGACCCGCTTGGGGCGAGTGCGTCGTGCACGTCGAATCAATCGGATGCTTGATGAAGCCTATCCAGATGCTCACGCCGAGTTGGACTTCACAAACCCCTTGGAGTTGTTGGTCGCAACTGTGCTCTCCGCTCAGTGTACTGATGTTCGTGTGAATATAGTCACAAAGCGGTTGTTTCCACTGTATCCTACTGCGGAATCCTATGCACAAGCGCGTCAGGAAGAACTCGAAGAAATCATCCGCCCCACGGGTTTCTACCATTCCAAGGCGCGCAACCTCATGGGGCTGGGGGCGATGCTGGTGGACAAACACGGCGGCGAGGTGCCGGGCCGTCTGGAGGACCTGGTGGAGCTCCCGGGCGTGGGCCGGAAGACCGCGAACGTGGTGCTGGGCAATGCGTTCGGGGTGCCTGGGCTGACGGTGGACACGCACTTCGGCCGTTTAGTCCGACGCTGGGGGCTCACCACCGAAGAGGATCCCGTCGCCGTAGAGCGGGAGATAGCCGAGCTCATTGAGCGTAAAGAGTGGACGATGTTCTCCCACCGCACCGTGTTCCATGGCCGGCGAGTGTGCCACTCCCGTCGAGCCGCCTGCGGAACCTGCCTGTTGGCTCGGCAATGCCCCAGCTTTGGCATCGCGGGGCCCGCGGATCCGCATGAGGCCATCACGCTCATGAAGTCCGAGGACCGTGAGCACTTGTTGGCTGTCGCAGGGTTCTCGGCCGACGGAGAGCCGGCAGACAGAAAGCCTGAAGGCAGAGAGGAGGCATAG
- a CDS encoding MBL fold metallo-hydrolase, whose protein sequence is MEHPAYSQLRPVTDNVGVVLAMNPSYSALEGTNTWIIRGKNDRVSVVVDPGPADEGHLNVVTSKATQDGGQIGLTLLTHRHDDHAAGAHRFRQINGTSIRAVDKTHNYGDVQPLENGEFIKIEGLTPTIEVVTTPGHTKDSVCFFIHSQGGTDDSDVEGIITGDTIAGRHTTMISETDGDLGAYIETLRMLQKRGEGKTLLPGHGPEHQDVSELATKYLERREQRLQQVKQARAELGEDATVGELVDFIYTDVDPVLRSAAEQSTRVAVRYLAEQDN, encoded by the coding sequence ATGGAACACCCTGCATATAGCCAACTCCGTCCCGTTACCGACAACGTTGGAGTGGTTTTGGCCATGAACCCTAGCTACTCCGCTCTGGAGGGGACCAACACCTGGATCATCCGCGGAAAGAACGACCGCGTGAGCGTGGTGGTAGACCCAGGCCCAGCGGATGAAGGCCACCTCAACGTTGTCACGTCCAAGGCCACCCAGGATGGTGGACAGATTGGACTGACCCTGCTGACCCACCGCCATGACGACCACGCCGCGGGAGCTCACCGCTTCCGCCAGATCAACGGCACGTCCATCCGCGCGGTGGACAAGACCCACAACTACGGCGATGTCCAGCCGCTGGAAAACGGTGAGTTCATTAAGATCGAGGGCCTCACGCCCACCATCGAGGTGGTGACCACCCCAGGTCACACCAAGGACAGCGTGTGCTTCTTCATCCACTCCCAGGGTGGAACCGATGACTCGGACGTTGAAGGCATCATCACCGGAGACACGATCGCGGGCCGCCACACCACCATGATCTCCGAGACGGATGGTGACCTGGGTGCCTACATCGAGACTCTGCGCATGCTTCAGAAGCGCGGCGAAGGCAAGACCCTGTTGCCCGGCCACGGCCCGGAGCATCAGGACGTGTCCGAGCTGGCGACGAAGTACCTGGAGCGTCGTGAACAGCGACTGCAGCAGGTCAAGCAGGCCCGTGCCGAACTGGGTGAGGATGCCACGGTGGGAGAACTGGTGGACTTCATCTACACGGACGTAGACCCAGTGCTTCGCTCCGCGGCGGAGCAGTCCACCCGCGTGGCCGTGCGCTACCTCGCGGAGCAGGACAACTAG